A part of Helicobacter fennelliae genomic DNA contains:
- a CDS encoding glycosyltransferase produces the protein MILLILILILIAPPPKRVKSNNNIIESKPISNVALKLCTNRGHQNALLAGLNFAYQRCDCVISIDGDLQQDEEKIDEFIQKFVSGADIVFGIRNDRATDSVFKKYTALGFYKIMHLMGIEIIKNHADYRLLSQKALQSLRQYNESNLFLRGIIAQMGLKQDKVYFDVKQRLAGTSKYSLKKMLSFAWNGITSFSITPLRIVSVLGVLFFMVSACFGGYVLFIKIFTTKAIYGWASTLILMCFFSGVQLLSLGIMGEYIGKIYLESKKRPRYFIEEVISDSRS, from the coding sequence ATGATTCTTTTAATTTTGATTCTAATTCTTATAGCCCCCCCCCCCAAACGCGTTAAAAGCAATAACAATATCATAGAATCTAAACCTATCTCAAATGTAGCTTTGAAGCTCTGCACAAATCGCGGTCATCAAAATGCTCTTCTTGCGGGGTTAAATTTTGCATATCAGCGGTGTGATTGCGTGATAAGCATTGATGGGGATTTGCAACAAGATGAAGAAAAAATCGATGAATTTATCCAAAAATTTGTATCTGGCGCGGATATTGTCTTTGGTATTAGAAACGATAGAGCCACAGATTCTGTATTCAAAAAATACACAGCCTTAGGATTTTATAAGATTATGCATCTTATGGGTATTGAGATTATCAAAAATCACGCTGATTATAGGCTTTTGAGTCAAAAGGCACTACAAAGTCTAAGACAATATAATGAGAGTAATTTATTTTTGCGCGGGATTATTGCTCAAATGGGCTTGAAGCAGGATAAGGTGTATTTTGATGTGAAGCAACGATTGGCTGGCACTTCAAAATATTCTTTGAAAAAAATGCTCTCTTTTGCGTGGAATGGAATCACAAGTTTTAGCATCACGCCATTGCGTATAGTGAGCGTGCTTGGAGTTTTGTTTTTCATGGTGTCTGCGTGCTTTGGCGGGTATGTTTTGTTTATCAAAATTTTTACGACAAAGGCTATTTATGGTTGGGCTTCGACATTGATTTTGATGTGCTTTTTTAGCGGGGTGCAGCTTTTGAGTTTGGGGATTATGGGAGAGTACATCGGCAAGATTTATCTAGAATCCAAAAAGCGTCCGCGGTATTTTATCGAGGAGGTTATTTCAGATTCTCGCTCTTAA
- a CDS encoding glycosyltransferase, which produces MKKHSNKALRVAIKLKVVPKLAIVVPCYNEQEIIETTYHTLNAKLQRLIDSCLIQEDSFCIFVDDGSKDSTWSILERLISPQTPTNQTLTKEQAHKIQNLHTQTKAHNDENNYFGVYSLGYNDSFNFDSNSYSPPPQTR; this is translated from the coding sequence ATGAAAAAGCATTCAAATAAAGCTTTGAGAGTAGCGATAAAATTAAAAGTAGTCCCAAAGCTTGCCATTGTCGTGCCTTGCTATAACGAGCAAGAAATCATAGAAACAACCTATCACACGCTTAATGCCAAGCTTCAGAGATTGATTGATTCTTGTTTGATTCAAGAAGATAGTTTTTGTATTTTTGTCGATGATGGAAGCAAAGATTCTACTTGGAGTATTTTAGAGCGACTCATATCGCCTCAAACCCCTACAAACCAAACTCTCACAAAAGAGCAGGCACACAAAATCCAAAATCTACACACGCAAACAAAAGCACATAATGATGAAAATAATTATTTTGGTGTATATTCTTTGGGTTATAATGATTCTTTTAATTTTGATTCTAATTCTTATAGCCCCCCCCCCCAAACGCGTTAA
- a CDS encoding dihydroneopterin aldolase: MKYTIVIEDLTLQAIIGMLDFERENAQSLQIKAAITYEYNDTFLDYVKLKDIISTTLLCGKFYLLEEAFEAVASAISAQFKEVIKIKLTLKKPDILKDCVVGIKDIRQYTKRQRSKNSKEQKDKER; encoded by the coding sequence ATGAAATATACAATCGTGATAGAAGATCTCACTTTGCAAGCAATTATTGGTATGTTAGATTTTGAGCGTGAGAATGCACAAAGCCTTCAGATAAAAGCAGCCATAACTTATGAATACAACGATACATTTTTGGACTATGTCAAGCTTAAAGACATTATAAGCACTACATTGCTTTGTGGTAAATTTTATCTTTTAGAAGAGGCGTTTGAAGCAGTTGCGAGTGCGATTTCTGCGCAATTTAAAGAAGTAATTAAAATCAAGCTCACCTTAAAAAAACCTGACATACTCAAAGATTGTGTTGTAGGCATTAAAGACATACGACAATATACCAAAAGACAAAGAAGCAAAAATAGCAAAGAACAAAAGGATAAAGAAAGATGA
- the plsY gene encoding glycerol-3-phosphate 1-O-acyltransferase PlsY, with amino-acid sequence MEILSNYINVVFYVVAFLVGGIPFGVLLTKIFYKIDLQKVGSGSIGATNVYRALKDKDPKNAKVFSLLTLILDAIKGMLVVLAAKICGLTYGAQWMIAILAIIGHCYSPYLGFKGGKGVSTAIGSVILLIPIEGALGLIVWGIVGKVFKVSSLSSLLGVLSGIALTFIVPYTLPIPDSINVIAQIHSHVPLIIIGIIILYTHIPNIMRLFKGQESKVL; translated from the coding sequence ATGGAAATACTAAGTAATTACATCAATGTTGTATTTTATGTTGTGGCTTTTTTGGTTGGGGGGATTCCTTTTGGGGTGCTTCTTACAAAGATATTTTATAAGATTGATTTACAAAAAGTCGGCTCAGGAAGTATCGGTGCTACAAATGTATATCGAGCACTCAAAGATAAAGATCCAAAAAATGCAAAGGTGTTTTCTTTGCTGACTTTGATTTTGGACGCGATCAAAGGAATGCTTGTCGTTTTGGCAGCAAAGATTTGCGGGCTTACTTATGGCGCGCAATGGATGATAGCGATTTTGGCAATTATTGGGCATTGTTATAGTCCATATTTGGGATTTAAAGGCGGGAAGGGTGTATCCACAGCGATTGGTTCAGTGATTTTGCTTATACCTATCGAGGGGGCTTTGGGGCTTATAGTGTGGGGGATCGTAGGGAAAGTGTTTAAGGTTTCTTCACTTTCATCTTTGCTTGGCGTGCTAAGCGGGATAGCTTTGACATTTATCGTGCCTTATACATTGCCGATTCCAGATTCTATCAATGTAATCGCTCAAATCCATAGTCATGTGCCATTAATTATCATTGGCATTATAATCCTTTATACGCATATTCCAAATATTATGCGTTTGTTTAAAGGACAAGAATCTAAAGTGCTTTAA
- a CDS encoding lysozyme inhibitor LprI family protein → MKNKIKKMIRIKKIYFIFFVFCGLLYGDVQFRSAWQGRWVSFGDYYLSIANCKENLCELEIMKFGESLPEAKTTLKLLSYTQAQALNKDCELIFQTEQRNIQNYETPYLFVEQNTCYKDKINDEALYQQNKVYPTFDCKKAKNPNETIICNNADDVRIAYYDIVLNDLYNELMKNLDYKKRKILKQQQQDWLRALDDCETDLECLNKAYIERITALENQYCAECENE, encoded by the coding sequence ATGAAAAACAAGATAAAAAAAATGATAAGAATAAAAAAAATATATTTCATATTTTTTGTGTTTTGTGGGCTTTTGTATGGCGATGTGCAGTTCCGCTCGGCTTGGCAGGGGCGATGGGTGAGTTTTGGGGATTATTATTTGAGTATTGCAAATTGCAAGGAAAATCTGTGCGAATTGGAGATTATGAAGTTTGGAGAATCTCTGCCAGAGGCAAAAACTACATTAAAACTTTTAAGCTATACGCAAGCGCAAGCTTTGAATAAGGATTGTGAGCTTATTTTTCAGACAGAGCAAAGAAATATCCAAAATTACGAGACGCCGTATTTGTTTGTAGAGCAAAACACCTGCTATAAAGACAAAATCAATGATGAAGCACTCTATCAGCAAAATAAAGTGTATCCGACTTTTGATTGCAAAAAAGCCAAAAACCCAAATGAAACTATCATTTGCAATAACGCTGATGATGTGCGTATAGCGTATTATGATATTGTGCTAAATGATTTATATAATGAGCTTATGAAAAATCTTGATTACAAAAAACGAAAGATTCTCAAGCAGCAGCAGCAAGATTGGCTACGGGCTTTAGATGATTGCGAAACTGATTTAGAATGCTTAAATAAAGCTTATATAGAGCGGATAACAGCTCTTGAGAATCAGTATTGCGCAGAATGCGAAAATGAATAA
- the cysS gene encoding cysteine--tRNA ligase, with protein sequence MKIYDSRLKQKIDFVPIKEKKVRIYVCGPTVYDDAHLGHARSAIVFDILRRVFVLSGYEVIFVKNFTDIDDKIIKKSIQTKIPIQELTQHYMASYLHDMASLKVKEPDIAPEATKSIAEITTLIQKLIDKGFAYTFENGDIYLNVQKDDKYGSISGRGIDDENIARIQNDEHKKDSRDFVLWKVYKGADDIGYESALGKGRPGWHIECSAMIEEYLAYKDTEFSIDIHAGGADLLFPHHENEASQTRCATDREIAKYWMHNGFVNINGEKMSKSLGNSFFIKDALKAYSGEILRNYLLGVHYRAILHFNEQDLIASKKRLDKIYRLKKRVGKSTESKAESNTESHAKSYADESFKNAMLEAMSDDLNISKALSILEEMLNSANAKLDSAPKDKQLKNQIIDNIKFVEELLGIGGGDEVLYFQHGVSDEQKQYIQNLINKRLEAKKNKDFALADSIREELYTQGIALSDTIDGCIWEKVE encoded by the coding sequence ATGAAAATTTATGATAGTCGATTGAAACAAAAAATAGATTTTGTGCCTATCAAAGAAAAAAAAGTTAGGATTTATGTCTGTGGTCCAACCGTTTATGATGATGCGCATTTAGGGCATGCTAGAAGCGCGATAGTATTTGATATACTGCGTAGAGTGTTTGTTTTGAGTGGCTATGAGGTGATTTTTGTCAAAAATTTTACAGATATTGATGATAAAATCATCAAAAAATCAATCCAAACCAAAATCCCAATACAAGAGCTTACACAGCATTATATGGCTTCGTATTTGCATGATATGGCTAGTCTCAAAGTCAAAGAGCCAGATATTGCACCAGAGGCGACTAAAAGTATCGCTGAAATCACAACTTTAATCCAAAAGCTTATTGATAAAGGGTTTGCCTATACATTTGAAAACGGCGATATTTACTTAAATGTCCAAAAAGATGACAAATATGGAAGCATTAGCGGAAGGGGGATTGATGATGAAAATATAGCGAGAATCCAAAATGATGAACATAAAAAAGATTCTCGGGATTTTGTATTATGGAAGGTATATAAAGGCGCAGATGATATAGGATATGAAAGTGCTTTAGGCAAAGGGCGTCCGGGCTGGCATATTGAGTGTTCAGCGATGATTGAGGAGTATTTGGCATATAAAGATACAGAATTTAGCATTGATATTCATGCTGGAGGAGCTGATTTGCTCTTTCCTCATCATGAAAACGAAGCCTCTCAGACGCGCTGTGCGACAGATAGAGAAATAGCAAAATATTGGATGCATAATGGGTTTGTTAATATCAATGGCGAAAAAATGAGTAAATCATTAGGCAATAGTTTTTTTATTAAAGATGCGCTTAAAGCTTATAGTGGTGAGATTTTGCGAAATTATCTTTTGGGCGTGCATTATCGTGCGATATTGCATTTTAACGAGCAGGATTTGATCGCTTCCAAAAAACGACTTGACAAAATCTACCGCCTCAAAAAACGCGTAGGCAAAAGCACAGAATCCAAAGCAGAATCTAACACAGAATCTCACGCAAAATCTTATGCAGATGAAAGCTTCAAAAATGCTATGTTAGAAGCGATGAGTGATGATTTGAATATCTCTAAAGCCTTGAGTATTTTGGAAGAAATGCTAAATAGTGCAAATGCAAAGCTAGATTCTGCACCAAAAGACAAACAGCTCAAAAATCAGATTATAGACAATATCAAATTTGTAGAAGAATTGCTCGGTATAGGTGGCGGTGATGAGGTGCTGTATTTTCAGCATGGTGTAAGCGATGAGCAAAAGCAATATATCCAAAATCTTATCAACAAACGATTAGAAGCAAAGAAAAATAAAGACTTCGCTCTTGCAGATTCTATCCGTGAGGAGCTTTATACGCAAGGGATTGCGCTTAGCGATACGATTGATGGGTGCATTTGGGAAAAAGTCGAATAA
- the murJ gene encoding murein biosynthesis integral membrane protein MurJ, whose amino-acid sequence MLKKIFLTNSSGIFCSRIFGFLRDLSTAYILGAGMYSDIFFAAFKFPNLFRRIFGEGAFTQSFLPNFIASSKKGAFSVVVLMIFTMILLILSGLVVIFSGFFTKLLAWGFSDSMIEMAKPIVVINFWYLILVFFVTFLSSLLQYKHSFWVSAYNTALLNIAMISALFIAKDKDSLQVVYYLSYGVLVGGVAQVCLHFYPLYTLGFFRLFYCGFKELRLAFFQTSAKSKILASQITNDLKSFFKQFFPAMIGSSTAQLASFIDTILASFLASGSISYLYYSNRIFQLPLAIFAIAISSALFPMVAKMIKAKQEDKALEAMKKSFWFLFAMLLFCTIGGIMLSEQIIWLLYEHGEFSRSDTAITAKVFSAYMIGLLPFGLSRIFSLYLYSYMKQTLAAKISAISLFVGVIFSLILMYPFGAFGLAISGSLSGFVLFFLTIKAFGITKFYNILKAQKFIILILCATLLEIVILSIWLMFVKIPR is encoded by the coding sequence TTGCTAAAAAAGATATTTTTAACCAATAGTAGTGGTATTTTTTGCTCACGTATTTTTGGATTTTTGCGAGATTTAAGCACTGCTTACATTCTTGGGGCTGGAATGTATAGTGATATTTTCTTTGCAGCATTTAAATTTCCTAATCTTTTTAGGCGGATTTTTGGTGAGGGGGCTTTTACACAAAGCTTTTTGCCAAATTTCATCGCAAGCTCGAAAAAAGGTGCATTTAGCGTTGTTGTTTTGATGATATTTACGATGATTTTGCTTATTTTGAGTGGATTAGTCGTGATATTTAGCGGGTTTTTTACAAAGCTTTTAGCTTGGGGATTTTCAGATTCTATGATAGAGATGGCAAAACCCATTGTCGTGATTAATTTTTGGTATTTGATACTTGTTTTTTTTGTTACTTTTTTGAGCTCACTTTTGCAGTATAAGCATAGTTTTTGGGTGAGTGCGTATAATACAGCTTTGCTTAATATCGCTATGATTAGCGCGCTATTTATTGCCAAAGATAAAGACTCGCTCCAAGTTGTGTATTATTTGAGTTATGGGGTTCTTGTCGGTGGTGTCGCGCAAGTGTGCTTGCATTTTTATCCGCTTTATACATTAGGGTTTTTTCGTTTGTTTTATTGTGGCTTCAAAGAGTTGCGATTGGCTTTTTTTCAGACTTCAGCAAAATCTAAGATTCTAGCCTCACAAATCACAAATGATCTCAAAAGTTTTTTTAAGCAATTTTTTCCGGCGATGATAGGAAGCTCCACAGCACAGCTTGCTTCATTTATCGATACGATTTTGGCTTCATTTCTTGCAAGCGGATCGATTTCGTATTTGTATTATTCAAACAGAATCTTTCAACTTCCTTTGGCGATTTTTGCTATTGCTATTTCTAGCGCACTTTTTCCGATGGTGGCAAAAATGATCAAAGCAAAGCAAGAGGACAAAGCCTTAGAAGCGATGAAAAAGTCGTTTTGGTTTTTATTTGCTATGCTTTTATTTTGCACGATTGGCGGGATTATGCTAAGTGAGCAAATCATTTGGCTTTTGTATGAGCATGGCGAATTTAGTCGTTCAGATACTGCTATCACAGCAAAAGTTTTTAGCGCGTATATGATCGGACTTTTGCCTTTTGGGCTTTCTCGCATTTTTTCACTTTATTTGTATTCGTATATGAAGCAAACTCTAGCCGCAAAGATTTCAGCGATTTCGCTTTTTGTTGGGGTGATTTTCTCACTTATTTTGATGTATCCATTTGGTGCTTTTGGGCTGGCTATTTCTGGAAGTTTAAGTGGATTTGTGTTATTCTTTCTTACAATAAAAGCATTTGGTATAACGAAGTTTTATAACATACTCAAAGCTCAAAAATTCATTATTCTTATTTTGTGCGCGACGTTGCTAGAGATAGTGATTTTAAGCATTTGGCTTATGTTTGTAAAGATCCCAAGATAA
- the ruvA gene encoding Holliday junction branch migration protein RuvA: protein MICGLKGIVCKLEPTRIELDVNDVIYELAVSLQTSSKLKLDDKIHIITTQIIREDAHLLFGFLDSVEKLTFERLLKINGVGPKVALAILSTYKAESFGEIVRNKDLQSLQKVPGVGSKSAGKILLDLAGFFSEILDSTQSTQDKQSQSNIHKDAILALESLGYKTNDIKKILPQIKSTQTSEIIKEALKLL from the coding sequence ATGATTTGTGGATTAAAAGGCATTGTTTGCAAGCTTGAGCCAACGCGCATTGAGCTTGATGTCAATGATGTGATATATGAACTTGCTGTGAGTTTGCAAACAAGCTCAAAACTCAAACTTGATGATAAAATCCATATCATAACCACGCAAATTATCAGAGAAGATGCACATTTGCTATTTGGATTTTTAGATTCTGTCGAAAAGCTTACATTTGAGCGACTCCTTAAAATAAATGGCGTAGGTCCTAAGGTCGCTTTGGCGATTTTGAGCACATATAAGGCAGAATCTTTTGGCGAGATTGTGCGTAATAAAGATTTGCAATCACTCCAAAAAGTGCCGGGTGTAGGAAGCAAAAGTGCTGGAAAGATTCTGCTTGATTTGGCGGGGTTTTTTTCAGAGATTTTAGATTCTACGCAAAGCACACAAGATAAACAATCACAATCAAATATCCACAAAGACGCCATACTCGCGCTAGAGAGCTTAGGCTATAAAACAAATGACATCAAAAAAATCCTCCCTCAAATCAAATCCACCCAAACAAGTGAAATCATCAAAGAAGCATTGAAATTATTGTGA
- a CDS encoding superinfection immunity protein yields the protein MINFETTKVIVVDGVEILTNTTDYGAVFVFVLCALLGIFIYFMPFCIAIIRKSTDKLAVFLVNFLFGWSILGWCVALIMAIKK from the coding sequence ATGATAAATTTTGAGACGACAAAAGTTATCGTTGTAGATGGCGTAGAAATCCTTACAAATACAACTGATTATGGTGCTGTGTTTGTTTTTGTATTGTGTGCTTTGCTCGGTATATTTATTTATTTTATGCCATTTTGTATTGCTATTATCCGCAAAAGCACAGACAAACTTGCAGTGTTTTTGGTGAATTTTCTTTTTGGGTGGAGTATTTTAGGCTGGTGTGTGGCATTAATCATGGCGATAAAAAAATAA
- the gyrB gene encoding DNA topoisomerase (ATP-hydrolyzing) subunit B, whose amino-acid sequence MEEKQYTGQNIKVLKGLEAVRKRPGMYIGDTNINGLHHMVYEVVDNSIDEAMAGYCDRIKITLTSEGSVIIEDNGRGIPVDMHPTEHIPTATVVLTILHAGGKFDNDTYKVSGGLHGVGVSVVNALSKHLIMTIKKNGKIYRQEFQKGIPTSDLEIIGETNERGTTIEFFPDGEIMEVLDFNNETLITRFKEMAYLNQNITIDFKDERTGFEESYHFENGLVQFIENINKKPFISTILSFKGNEQETEVEIALAYNEGFDEKVLSFVNNIRTPDGGTHEAGFRAGLSRAIINYIDANANAREKDTKITGDDVREGLIAIVSTKIIDPQFEGQTKGKLGSSFIKPIVQKLAFERLTKFFEENPNEAKIIMQKALLAARGREAAKKARELTRKKENFSVGTLPGKLADCQSKDPLESEIYLVEGDSAGGSAKQGRDRVYQAILPLRGKILNVEKSRLDKILKSEEIKNMITAFGCGIGEEFNLERLRYHKIIIMTDADVDGSHIQTLLMTFFYRYLKPLIENGHIYIAQPPLYRFKKGKKEIYLKDEKALSEYLIENGIENFTFEGLGTKELLEILKYISHYRTVLKELEKRYAMIDIIRLLIENPDYVSLSFEQMYEKIENFLQTIECNILSKVIQTDSITLYIQTKTGLIEIRIDEELFTNNFFEEAQYIYNKIIQRDLNFLKNKDPLTLLEEVEKSAKKGADIQRYKGLGEMNPEQLWETTMIPQNRTLLRVTLPSDEEADKIFMLFMGDEVEPRREYIQLHAKDVKHLDI is encoded by the coding sequence ATGGAAGAAAAACAATATACCGGGCAAAATATCAAAGTTTTAAAAGGACTTGAGGCTGTTAGAAAACGTCCGGGAATGTATATCGGAGATACAAATATCAATGGATTGCATCATATGGTGTATGAAGTTGTGGATAATTCTATCGATGAGGCAATGGCTGGGTATTGTGATAGGATAAAAATCACGCTCACAAGTGAGGGAAGCGTGATTATCGAGGATAATGGTCGCGGGATTCCGGTTGATATGCACCCCACAGAGCATATTCCAACAGCAACGGTTGTTTTGACTATTCTTCATGCAGGTGGTAAATTTGATAATGATACTTACAAAGTATCAGGAGGTTTGCACGGGGTTGGTGTTTCTGTCGTTAATGCGCTCTCAAAGCATTTGATTATGACAATCAAAAAAAATGGCAAAATCTATCGCCAAGAGTTTCAAAAGGGTATTCCAACTTCAGATTTAGAGATTATCGGTGAGACAAATGAGCGAGGCACAACGATAGAGTTTTTTCCTGATGGCGAGATTATGGAGGTTTTGGACTTCAATAATGAAACGCTTATCACTCGATTCAAAGAAATGGCATATCTGAATCAAAACATTACGATTGATTTTAAAGATGAGCGGACAGGATTTGAGGAAAGCTATCATTTTGAAAATGGCTTGGTGCAATTTATTGAAAATATCAATAAAAAGCCTTTTATCTCGACTATTTTGAGCTTCAAAGGTAATGAGCAAGAGACAGAAGTTGAAATCGCGCTTGCGTATAATGAAGGCTTTGATGAAAAAGTCCTAAGCTTTGTCAATAATATCAGAACACCCGATGGAGGGACTCATGAGGCTGGATTTCGAGCGGGGCTAAGTCGGGCGATTATAAACTATATCGATGCAAACGCAAATGCAAGAGAAAAAGATACAAAAATCACTGGTGATGATGTCCGCGAGGGGCTTATTGCGATTGTCTCAACAAAAATTATCGATCCACAATTTGAAGGGCAGACAAAAGGCAAGCTCGGAAGTTCATTTATCAAGCCAATCGTCCAAAAGCTCGCATTTGAGCGACTTACAAAGTTTTTTGAAGAGAATCCAAATGAAGCAAAAATTATTATGCAAAAAGCTCTTTTGGCAGCGCGCGGGCGAGAAGCAGCGAAAAAAGCTCGCGAACTTACACGCAAAAAAGAAAATTTTTCAGTTGGCACACTTCCGGGTAAATTAGCGGATTGTCAAAGTAAAGATCCTCTAGAATCTGAAATTTATCTTGTTGAGGGAGATTCTGCTGGTGGATCTGCCAAACAAGGAAGAGATAGAGTATATCAAGCGATTTTGCCATTGCGAGGAAAAATCCTAAATGTAGAAAAATCGCGACTTGATAAAATCCTCAAATCAGAAGAAATCAAAAATATGATTACGGCTTTTGGGTGCGGGATTGGAGAGGAATTTAATCTTGAGCGATTGCGTTATCACAAAATCATCATTATGACTGATGCTGATGTCGATGGAAGCCATATTCAAACGCTTTTGATGACATTTTTTTATCGCTATTTAAAGCCATTGATTGAAAATGGACATATTTACATCGCGCAACCTCCACTCTATCGCTTCAAAAAGGGCAAAAAAGAAATCTATCTCAAAGATGAAAAAGCTTTGAGTGAGTATTTGATCGAAAATGGTATAGAGAATTTTACCTTTGAAGGACTAGGCACAAAAGAATTATTAGAGATTTTAAAATACATTTCGCATTATCGCACTGTCCTCAAAGAGCTTGAGAAACGATATGCAATGATTGATATTATTCGATTATTAATCGAGAATCCAGATTATGTATCGCTTAGCTTTGAGCAAATGTATGAAAAAATAGAGAATTTCTTGCAAACTATTGAATGCAATATCTTAAGCAAAGTTATCCAAACAGATTCTATTACTTTATATATTCAGACAAAAACAGGTTTAATTGAAATTAGAATCGATGAGGAATTATTTACAAATAACTTTTTTGAGGAAGCGCAGTATATTTATAACAAAATCATACAAAGAGATTTGAACTTCTTAAAAAATAAAGATCCTCTCACTTTGCTAGAAGAAGTAGAAAAATCAGCGAAAAAAGGAGCGGACATTCAGCGATATAAAGGCTTAGGTGAGATGAATCCAGAGCAACTTTGGGAGACGACAATGATCCCTCAAAATCGCACGTTATTACGCGTAACTTTACCAAGTGATGAGGAAGCGGACAAAATTTTTATGCTATTTATGGGCGATGAAGTCGAGCCAAGACGCGAATATATCCAACTTCACGCAAAAGATGTCAAACATCTTGATATATAA
- the dnaN gene encoding DNA polymerase III subunit beta gives MKLTLNKSNFEVILNNFQSFLDKKDATNITSHIYLETIDEKLLLKATDYEIGIQSKIDILNKIEDGIATVEGKKILDIVKNLKEGEIILETNDEKSELIVKQTHPREAKFKLKTFNAAEFNSSTKFPEISSNETKINLDSQNFIHSLKKVTVAADTNNQKMELTGTLIDVKDYHCNFVATDTRRLAIIHHDTQSIGSQLSIIIPKRAIGEIFKLFYEDFEIYFSTTILFIKSHNYIFFTKLINGKYPDYEKIIPKDFKIELKFPKTEIIESIRLINSLSTNVKITFTSEGITFESMNIDESESANTQIKLPLSITEPITLGMNSKYILDFLAHIDSSEFSIFINEPNTPFLLKDNNYSTIIMPVLC, from the coding sequence ATGAAACTCACACTCAATAAAAGTAACTTTGAAGTTATCCTTAATAATTTTCAATCATTTTTAGATAAAAAAGACGCAACAAATATCACTTCACATATCTACCTTGAAACCATAGACGAAAAATTACTCCTTAAAGCCACAGATTATGAAATCGGAATCCAATCAAAAATCGACATTCTTAACAAAATAGAAGACGGAATTGCAACAGTAGAAGGCAAAAAAATCCTAGACATCGTCAAAAACCTCAAAGAAGGCGAGATAATCTTAGAAACAAATGATGAAAAAAGCGAGCTCATAGTCAAGCAAACACACCCACGAGAAGCAAAGTTTAAACTCAAAACATTCAATGCTGCTGAATTTAATAGCTCTACAAAATTTCCTGAAATATCTTCAAACGAAACAAAAATCAATCTTGATTCGCAAAATTTTATCCATTCACTTAAAAAAGTAACCGTTGCTGCTGATACAAATAACCAAAAAATGGAGCTTACAGGAACGCTCATTGATGTGAAAGATTATCATTGTAATTTTGTCGCAACAGATACAAGACGTTTGGCTATTATCCACCATGATACGCAATCTATCGGCTCTCAGCTCTCAATTATCATTCCAAAAAGAGCCATTGGCGAGATTTTTAAACTCTTTTATGAAGATTTTGAGATTTATTTCTCTACAACAATACTCTTTATCAAATCTCATAACTATATATTTTTTACAAAGCTCATCAATGGCAAATATCCAGATTATGAAAAAATCATTCCAAAAGATTTCAAAATAGAGCTTAAATTTCCAAAAACAGAAATCATAGAATCTATACGACTTATTAATTCACTCTCTACAAATGTCAAAATCACGTTCACAAGTGAGGGAATCACATTTGAATCAATGAATATTGATGAATCAGAATCTGCAAACACACAAATCAAACTTCCACTTAGTATCACAGAGCCTATTACACTTGGTATGAATTCTAAATATATTTTAGATTTTCTCGCGCATATAGATTCGAGTGAATTTAGTATTTTTATCAATGAGCCAAATACACCTTTTCTTTTGAAAGATAATAATTACTCAACGATTATTATGCCTGTATTGTGCTAG